One genomic window of Corynebacterium pseudotuberculosis includes the following:
- a CDS encoding vWA domain-containing protein: MLKRKGIGERGVPGRRSKAYSSHGGDVRPLRFGHGLNLVGTIFAAVDRGARLRGKMIDFRPEDLRGSLRRGMESNLIIFVVDASGSMSARDRLASVTGAVLSMLRDAYQRRDKVAVISVRGAAPELVLPPTGSIDVAVRRLQKVATGGRTPLGEGLLLAHDVIRREHVKEPGRRALLVVLSDGRATGASGLVGLRTAAQTIARSDLAGSVVVDCEKSGRVKLGLAQELAGHLEGICIQLKELNAESVAGAINVV; the protein is encoded by the coding sequence GTGCTTAAACGCAAGGGCATAGGTGAGCGGGGAGTTCCAGGGCGACGCTCAAAGGCCTATTCCTCCCATGGAGGAGATGTTCGTCCATTGCGTTTTGGGCATGGTCTGAACCTTGTGGGTACCATTTTCGCGGCGGTTGATAGAGGGGCGCGATTACGGGGAAAGATGATTGACTTCCGGCCGGAGGATTTGCGGGGTTCCTTAAGGCGGGGTATGGAATCAAACCTTATTATTTTTGTCGTTGATGCTTCAGGGTCCATGTCGGCTCGAGATCGATTGGCTTCAGTCACTGGTGCTGTCTTATCGATGCTTCGGGATGCGTACCAGCGTCGGGACAAGGTTGCTGTGATTTCCGTACGAGGAGCCGCTCCTGAGTTGGTGTTGCCTCCTACTGGTTCAATTGATGTTGCGGTGCGCCGTTTGCAAAAGGTAGCTACGGGCGGCCGGACTCCGTTGGGTGAGGGGCTTTTACTCGCCCATGACGTGATTCGTAGAGAGCACGTAAAAGAACCTGGGCGTCGTGCTCTTCTGGTCGTGCTGTCAGATGGACGTGCCACCGGAGCCTCTGGTCTTGTTGGTTTGCGAACAGCTGCTCAGACCATCGCACGTAGTGATTTGGCTGGTTCGGTGGTAGTTGACTGTGAGAAGTCGGGACGCGTGAAGCTCGGACTCGCGCAGGAATTAGCTGGTCATCTTGAAGGGATTTGTATTCAGCTTAAAGAGTTGAATGCAGAGTCTGTGGCCGGAGCGATAAACGTAGTGTGA
- the cobO gene encoding cob(I)yrinic acid a,c-diamide adenosyltransferase, with product MPQGKVDPATIPDDGLTTRQRRMLPITAVHTGQGKGKSTAAFGMAVRAWNQGMNIGVFQFVKSAKWKVGEEAVFKQLGKLYEDSGIGGPVEWHKMGEGWSWTKKQSADEDHARDAQDGWAEIKNRIAAQEHDFYVLDEFTYPIKWGWIDVNDVVDTLKNRPGTQHIVITGRDADPKLIEAADLVTEMTKIKHPMDVGRKGQKGIEW from the coding sequence ATGCCTCAGGGGAAAGTAGATCCCGCGACTATACCCGATGACGGTTTAACCACGCGTCAGCGCCGCATGTTGCCTATCACTGCTGTTCATACAGGACAGGGGAAAGGGAAATCGACGGCTGCCTTTGGGATGGCTGTGCGAGCTTGGAATCAAGGGATGAATATAGGGGTTTTCCAGTTTGTAAAGTCTGCTAAGTGGAAAGTCGGCGAAGAAGCCGTCTTTAAACAACTCGGAAAGTTGTATGAAGATTCTGGTATAGGTGGGCCCGTAGAGTGGCACAAAATGGGGGAAGGCTGGTCTTGGACAAAGAAGCAGAGCGCTGATGAAGATCATGCTCGTGATGCTCAAGATGGCTGGGCAGAGATAAAAAACCGGATAGCGGCGCAAGAACATGATTTTTATGTTCTCGACGAGTTCACGTATCCCATCAAATGGGGTTGGATTGATGTAAATGACGTTGTAGACACTCTGAAGAACCGCCCTGGTACTCAACATATTGTGATAACCGGACGTGATGCAGATCCGAAGCTTATAGAGGCAGCCGATCTTGTTACCGAGATGACAAAAATAAAGCATCCAATGGATGTAGGACGTAAAGGTCAAAAAGGAATCGAATGGTAG
- a CDS encoding cobyrinate a,c-diamide synthase, with protein sequence MVAAVPGVVIAATSSGSGKTTIATGLIAALAQRMVVAPFKVGPDYIDTGYHGMAAGRVGRNLDSVMCGRAALGPLYAHGAQGADISVVEGVMGLFDGRITEGANTADARAQGSTAEIAAELGLPVILVVDVRGMSQSVGAVVRGFATADDAVRVAGVILNKVGTDRHAAVCRESVEAVGIPVLGAIPRVDDAEVPSRHLGLVTSTELSQARSVISEMAAMVEHHVDLDALVSLARCTFTGAAWDPRAVVGGHLSSERSPRIALAGGPAFSFTYAEHVELLEAAGARVLAFDPLIDDLPECDGLIIPGGFPEEYCEVLANRKDLQRSIVNRIDQGMPVHAECAGLLWLLDALDGHRMLGIITAQAAMKRRLTLGYREAVALSDSVMYRAGERVTGHEFHHTALTKDDALGWESAWGWRTWDGAAAREGFVRGNIHASYLHVHPASVPRAVRRFVDACK encoded by the coding sequence ATGGTAGCTGCAGTACCGGGGGTTGTGATTGCTGCAACCTCCTCCGGATCGGGCAAGACAACCATCGCCACAGGCCTGATAGCTGCTTTGGCTCAACGTATGGTGGTTGCACCGTTTAAAGTCGGACCCGATTACATTGATACGGGGTACCACGGGATGGCCGCAGGACGGGTGGGGCGAAACCTAGATTCTGTAATGTGCGGCCGAGCTGCTTTGGGCCCGCTCTACGCGCACGGTGCACAAGGAGCAGATATTTCGGTGGTCGAAGGAGTTATGGGGCTTTTCGACGGTCGCATAACGGAAGGGGCAAATACTGCGGATGCTCGTGCTCAAGGATCCACCGCGGAAATTGCTGCTGAACTGGGACTTCCCGTTATTCTGGTTGTTGACGTTCGCGGTATGAGTCAATCTGTAGGCGCTGTGGTTCGCGGATTTGCCACTGCGGATGATGCCGTGCGAGTAGCCGGTGTGATTTTGAATAAGGTTGGTACTGATCGGCATGCTGCGGTGTGTCGGGAATCGGTAGAAGCTGTGGGCATCCCGGTTTTAGGCGCAATTCCTCGTGTCGATGATGCAGAGGTTCCCTCGAGACATCTTGGTCTGGTCACCTCTACGGAGCTGAGTCAGGCTCGTTCTGTTATCTCGGAAATGGCTGCAATGGTGGAGCATCATGTTGATCTTGACGCCCTGGTTTCTCTTGCACGCTGTACGTTTACAGGTGCTGCATGGGACCCTAGGGCGGTAGTGGGGGGTCATCTCAGTTCTGAGCGGAGTCCAAGAATCGCGTTAGCAGGTGGACCTGCATTTTCATTCACTTATGCGGAACACGTGGAGCTTTTGGAAGCGGCTGGGGCAAGGGTTCTTGCTTTTGATCCTCTGATCGATGATCTGCCGGAGTGCGATGGATTAATTATCCCGGGAGGATTTCCGGAGGAGTATTGCGAAGTATTGGCAAACAGGAAGGATCTACAGCGCAGCATCGTAAACCGCATTGATCAAGGGATGCCAGTCCATGCTGAGTGTGCGGGACTTTTGTGGCTCCTAGATGCCCTTGACGGACACCGGATGCTCGGGATTATTACTGCTCAAGCTGCAATGAAGCGTCGTCTTACTTTGGGCTACCGGGAAGCCGTGGCGCTGAGTGATTCTGTGATGTACCGTGCTGGTGAACGCGTCACCGGGCATGAATTTCACCATACGGCTCTGACAAAGGACGATGCCTTGGGATGGGAGTCCGCATGGGGATGGCGCACCTGGGACGGAGCAGCGGCGCGTGAAGGATTTGTACGCGGTAATATTCATGCCAGTTATCTTCATGTTCATCCAGCGTCTGTGCCTCGGGCAGTGAGAAGGTTTGTTGATGCATGCAAGTGA
- a CDS encoding methylated-DNA--[protein]-cysteine S-methyltransferase, producing MHASEKPQALTLTTPDGALSIIGNSGFVLASGWTDDIAALFSLVHKDFALGADGQVIDRVEVDDAHAVLQDASAAVSAYYAGSADGVQQIPVKQLSGPFRMRAWDVLREVQPGETLTYAEYAGRCGNEKAARAAASACAMNAVALFIPCHRIVRSDGTLGGFRYGIKIKESLLARESSILVN from the coding sequence ATGCATGCAAGTGAAAAGCCACAGGCGTTGACGCTCACAACGCCTGATGGAGCCTTGAGCATCATAGGAAATAGTGGTTTTGTGCTGGCTAGTGGTTGGACTGACGATATTGCGGCATTATTTTCTCTTGTGCACAAGGATTTTGCGTTAGGGGCAGACGGCCAAGTAATTGATCGTGTTGAAGTCGATGATGCGCATGCTGTGTTGCAGGATGCTAGCGCAGCGGTTTCTGCTTATTACGCGGGTAGCGCGGACGGTGTGCAGCAGATTCCCGTCAAGCAACTTTCGGGGCCTTTCCGTATGCGCGCGTGGGATGTTTTGCGAGAGGTCCAACCTGGAGAGACTCTGACTTACGCCGAGTATGCGGGGCGATGCGGTAATGAAAAAGCGGCGCGAGCTGCTGCTAGCGCGTGTGCAATGAATGCTGTTGCGCTATTTATACCTTGCCATCGTATCGTTCGGAGTGATGGAACCCTTGGCGGCTTTCGTTATGGCATCAAGATAAAAGAGAGCCTGCTGGCGCGAGAGTCCAGCATTCTTGTGAACTAA
- a CDS encoding GTP-binding protein — translation MSFSSTPVTVLSGFLGSGKTTLLNDLLGNREGRKIAVIVNDFSEINIDAALIAGEGHLERGEDRFVELTNGCICCTLRDDLVESVGSLARSGKYDHIVIESTGISEPMPVAATFEWEWEDGTRLADVAPIDTMATLVDATQFLEYISKKTYLVDRDLGATPEDDRTIADLLVDQVEFADRIYVTKADLVPAERYEATVALVRRMNPRASVEKLIDGRVIPEEGEPRSAISDLLGAMAYDEATARTYQGYVDELTNPHTPETEEYGISSVVFRGDRPFDRERLIQALHSISGLVRSKGHCWVSDRIDMVQVWHQAGPDLRIVPAGYWQQAGLEPSNEIVLIGVHFDSEDAVRKLNQAMLNDTETMLLLSQRT, via the coding sequence ATGTCTTTCTCATCTACTCCAGTCACAGTATTATCCGGATTTCTAGGCTCAGGAAAAACAACTCTTCTCAATGATTTGCTAGGTAATCGTGAAGGCCGCAAAATTGCGGTGATTGTTAACGACTTCTCTGAAATAAATATCGATGCAGCTCTCATAGCTGGGGAGGGGCACCTTGAGCGCGGCGAGGATAGGTTTGTTGAGCTTACCAATGGCTGCATTTGCTGTACTCTGCGCGATGATCTTGTGGAATCAGTGGGGTCATTAGCTAGATCGGGAAAATATGACCACATTGTGATCGAATCAACGGGTATATCGGAGCCCATGCCTGTCGCTGCCACTTTTGAATGGGAATGGGAAGATGGGACGCGTTTGGCGGACGTAGCTCCGATCGATACGATGGCAACGCTTGTAGACGCTACCCAATTTCTGGAATACATCTCAAAAAAGACCTATTTGGTAGACCGCGACCTCGGAGCTACTCCTGAAGACGATCGTACAATCGCTGATCTCCTAGTAGACCAGGTAGAATTTGCAGACCGTATCTATGTAACCAAAGCGGATTTGGTGCCTGCAGAGCGTTATGAGGCGACCGTGGCTTTGGTGCGTAGAATGAATCCGCGTGCGAGCGTCGAAAAGCTTATCGACGGCCGCGTTATTCCAGAAGAAGGTGAGCCGAGATCGGCTATTTCTGATTTGTTGGGAGCGATGGCCTATGACGAGGCAACAGCTCGGACTTATCAGGGATACGTGGATGAGCTGACCAATCCCCACACCCCTGAGACGGAAGAATATGGGATTAGCTCGGTGGTCTTTCGGGGCGACAGGCCTTTTGATCGCGAGCGGCTCATCCAGGCATTGCACTCAATTTCTGGACTAGTGCGCTCCAAAGGACACTGTTGGGTATCTGATCGGATCGATATGGTTCAAGTATGGCATCAAGCGGGGCCTGATCTACGCATTGTGCCCGCTGGTTACTGGCAGCAAGCCGGCCTGGAACCAAGTAATGAGATCGTGCTTATCGGAGTGCACTTTGATAGTGAAGATGCGGTGCGCAAACTCAACCAGGCGATGCTTAATGATACGGAGACAATGCTGCTCCTATCCCAACGGACTTAG
- a CDS encoding protein adenylyltransferase SelO family protein: MPYPTFLHTFAEHLPSLAVPHRACEWPDPQLVVFNDEVGAALGITRENICDVLQAEGHAQAYSGHQSGNFVPLLGDGRALLVGELTAEQHLCGEAPGASLLYDVHLKGSGRTVFSRGGDGRAALGPMLREYLVSESLHALGVPSSRSLAVITTGETILRDRPQPGAVLVRVAPNHLRVGTLQFAAINGAEVLRDTVRYASHRVLPEPSNDELANARELLHQSVLSQARLIAQWMRFGFVHGVMNTDNTTLSGYSIDFGPCAFLDTFNPHAVFSSIDHEGRYAYAKQPAIAGWNLARMAETLLPFIGMEAAREETDSFASHYRTAWLEEMAQAVGVDPHAPDAEKLLDALPEILTHHDADLTTFLRSLSDGTTSQEFP; encoded by the coding sequence ATGCCGTATCCCACGTTTCTTCATACCTTTGCGGAGCATCTTCCATCGCTTGCAGTGCCCCACCGCGCCTGCGAGTGGCCGGACCCTCAGCTGGTTGTTTTTAATGATGAGGTGGGAGCAGCGCTCGGCATTACGCGGGAAAATATATGCGATGTGCTCCAGGCAGAGGGGCATGCACAAGCGTATTCCGGGCATCAGTCTGGTAATTTTGTTCCGTTGCTTGGCGACGGAAGGGCGCTTCTGGTCGGGGAGCTAACTGCAGAACAACATCTCTGTGGAGAGGCCCCTGGTGCGTCTTTGCTTTACGACGTTCATCTCAAAGGTTCTGGGCGGACAGTTTTTTCTAGAGGCGGTGACGGCCGGGCAGCCCTCGGCCCCATGCTGCGTGAGTATCTTGTTTCTGAGTCTCTTCATGCCCTCGGTGTGCCTAGCAGCAGATCATTAGCCGTGATAACAACCGGCGAAACCATACTGCGAGACCGTCCGCAACCGGGAGCCGTGCTCGTTCGGGTTGCTCCTAACCATTTGCGAGTGGGAACGCTGCAATTTGCAGCCATCAATGGTGCTGAGGTTCTTCGTGATACCGTGCGCTATGCAAGTCATCGGGTGCTACCCGAACCTAGCAACGACGAGCTGGCAAATGCCCGGGAGCTTTTGCACCAGTCTGTCCTATCGCAGGCACGCTTAATAGCTCAGTGGATGAGGTTTGGTTTTGTCCATGGTGTGATGAACACCGATAACACCACATTGAGTGGTTATAGCATCGATTTTGGGCCCTGTGCTTTTCTAGATACTTTTAACCCGCATGCAGTATTTTCCAGCATTGATCATGAAGGCCGCTACGCTTATGCAAAGCAGCCTGCTATAGCTGGGTGGAATCTTGCACGCATGGCTGAGACGCTGCTTCCATTTATCGGTATGGAAGCAGCCAGGGAAGAAACCGATAGTTTCGCTTCCCATTACCGTACCGCTTGGTTAGAGGAAATGGCACAGGCTGTAGGAGTAGACCCCCACGCCCCTGATGCAGAAAAACTTCTTGATGCGCTACCAGAGATTCTGACCCATCATGATGCAGATCTCACGACTTTCCTACGCAGTTTGAGCGATGGTACAACATCGCAAGAGTTCCCCTGA
- the cobA gene encoding uroporphyrinogen-III C-methyltransferase, producing MTSQQNQWQAPVSLIGGGPGAWDLITVRGMRRLQTADVILADHLGPASELDKLCDVTAKEIIDVSKLPYGRQVAQSKINELLVHHAQLGKRVARLKGGDPYIFGRGFEELQACAAQGIACEVIPGVTSAVSVPALAGVPITQRGLVHSFTVVSGHVPPQHPESLNNWSALAQTQGTLSVIMGVKNAPAIADALIDGGRPASTPVVIIQEGATEQQRSYKCTLGTLASTMRTQEIKPPAVYVIGEVAGLDA from the coding sequence ATGACTTCCCAGCAGAATCAATGGCAGGCCCCAGTCTCACTTATCGGCGGAGGGCCAGGAGCATGGGACCTGATTACTGTCAGAGGGATGCGTCGGCTGCAAACAGCGGACGTAATTTTGGCGGATCATTTAGGCCCGGCGTCGGAGCTGGACAAGCTTTGCGACGTCACCGCGAAAGAGATCATCGACGTATCCAAGCTTCCATACGGCCGGCAAGTAGCCCAATCGAAAATCAACGAGCTGCTCGTACACCATGCACAATTAGGGAAAAGAGTCGCTCGGCTTAAAGGCGGCGACCCGTACATCTTTGGTCGAGGCTTTGAAGAACTACAGGCTTGCGCAGCGCAAGGAATTGCTTGTGAAGTGATCCCTGGAGTAACAAGCGCTGTTTCTGTACCAGCACTTGCCGGTGTCCCTATTACTCAGCGAGGACTCGTTCACAGCTTTACCGTGGTATCCGGACACGTACCACCCCAGCATCCGGAATCCCTCAACAACTGGAGTGCACTGGCACAAACACAAGGAACATTGAGCGTTATTATGGGCGTGAAAAACGCGCCAGCTATTGCCGATGCTCTTATCGACGGTGGCCGACCGGCTTCCACTCCCGTGGTGATAATTCAAGAAGGTGCCACAGAACAACAACGCTCCTATAAATGCACACTCGGGACCCTCGCCAGCACCATGCGCACACAGGAGATTAAACCGCCCGCTGTCTATGTTATTGGAGAAGTCGCCGGACTAGATGCATAA
- the yaaA gene encoding peroxide stress protein YaaA produces MLIVLPPSETKAIGGNDAPLNVDALSFPTLNPIRNRITKDLSSLSPDQALTIFKLSEKLREEVLANTELFHAPTMPALLRYTGVLYDALDASTIPRSAWSRLAIGSALFGVVGASDAIPRYRLSGSTKLPASDGTIPTMKKRWGSAITKALVDTGDFIVDLRSGTYQQLGKVPGATTVRVESVQSDGTRKVISHFNKHYKGELARVLVLSDTNPSSTEEVGEVARQAGLPVEQTGSTELTFEVQS; encoded by the coding sequence ATGCTCATTGTGTTACCTCCTTCAGAGACTAAAGCCATTGGCGGTAATGATGCGCCTCTCAATGTGGATGCTTTGTCCTTCCCCACATTGAATCCTATAAGGAACCGCATCACTAAGGATCTGAGCTCTCTATCCCCTGATCAAGCCCTAACAATTTTTAAATTAAGCGAAAAATTGCGAGAGGAAGTTTTAGCTAATACAGAGTTATTTCATGCTCCGACGATGCCAGCACTATTACGCTATACGGGTGTGCTTTACGACGCCCTCGATGCGTCTACTATTCCGCGTTCAGCATGGTCGCGCCTTGCTATAGGATCGGCGCTATTTGGGGTCGTAGGGGCTTCGGATGCCATCCCGCGCTACAGGCTATCGGGTTCTACGAAGCTCCCTGCCTCAGACGGCACTATTCCGACCATGAAAAAACGCTGGGGATCAGCAATTACCAAGGCCTTAGTTGATACTGGCGATTTTATCGTAGATTTACGTTCTGGAACCTATCAACAGTTGGGAAAAGTTCCCGGCGCGACTACGGTGCGCGTGGAGTCCGTGCAATCTGATGGGACGCGAAAAGTGATTAGTCACTTTAATAAGCATTACAAGGGTGAGTTAGCACGAGTGTTGGTGCTCAGCGACACGAACCCATCTTCAACTGAAGAGGTAGGAGAAGTAGCACGCCAGGCCGGTTTACCCGTAGAACAGACTGGATCCACAGAATTAACGTTTGAGGTTCAGAGTTAG
- a CDS encoding proline--tRNA ligase — protein MITRLSALFLRTLREDPADAEVPSHKLLVRAGYIRRAAPGVYTWLPLGLRTLKKIENIVREEMDGIGAQELLFPALLPREPYQATNRWTEYGDSLFRLKDRKGADYLLGPTHEEMFAGAVKDMYSSYKDFPVTLYQIQTKYRDEERPRAGILRGREFVMKDSYSFDMTDDGLESSYQRHRGAYQRILDRLGVEYAICSATSGAMGGSASEEFLAISENGEDTFVRATQGNYAANVEAVVTQPGVERSIEGLPEAKEYDTPNSETIDSLVAWAQNAGITIEGREVAASDTLKCIVVKITEPGAEDHELAGIVLPGDREVDMKRLEASLEPAAVELATEEDFKANPFLVKGYVGPRALISHDIKLFADPRVVTGTSWITGADADQRHVINLTVGRDFEVESYIEAAEVREGDPAPEGQGTLTLARGIEVGHIFQLGRKYTEAFDVQILDENGKRAIPTMGSYGIGVSRLMAVLAEQRHDEKGLNWPIEVAPFAVHVVVANKDTAAIEAGDALVSELDAAGVEVLFDDRPKVSPGVKFKDAELLGMPYVVVLGRSFKEGKVELRVRGEEAVEIPAAEAAARIIDMVGA, from the coding sequence ATGATCACACGTCTTTCCGCGCTCTTCCTGCGCACCCTGCGCGAAGATCCCGCAGATGCTGAAGTTCCTAGCCACAAGCTGCTAGTCCGTGCCGGATACATTCGCAGAGCAGCCCCAGGTGTTTACACGTGGCTGCCCTTAGGTCTGCGCACACTCAAAAAGATTGAAAATATTGTGCGTGAGGAGATGGATGGGATCGGAGCCCAAGAACTGCTGTTTCCCGCATTGCTGCCCCGCGAACCGTACCAAGCGACTAACCGGTGGACTGAGTATGGCGACTCGCTTTTCCGCCTCAAAGATCGCAAGGGGGCAGACTACCTTTTGGGGCCCACTCACGAGGAGATGTTTGCTGGTGCAGTAAAAGACATGTATTCGTCGTACAAGGATTTTCCTGTCACCCTTTACCAAATTCAAACCAAGTACCGAGATGAAGAACGTCCACGCGCTGGCATTCTTCGTGGACGTGAATTTGTTATGAAGGACTCCTACTCCTTTGACATGACAGACGACGGGCTTGAGTCTTCATACCAACGCCACAGGGGTGCATATCAGCGCATTCTTGATCGCTTAGGCGTTGAATATGCGATTTGTTCTGCCACGTCTGGCGCAATGGGAGGCTCTGCTTCTGAAGAATTCCTGGCAATCAGCGAAAACGGTGAGGATACCTTCGTACGAGCTACACAAGGGAACTATGCCGCTAACGTGGAAGCTGTGGTCACACAACCCGGCGTCGAGCGTTCCATTGAGGGGCTTCCTGAAGCCAAGGAGTACGACACGCCGAATTCAGAAACCATCGATTCTTTAGTCGCGTGGGCACAGAATGCAGGTATTACGATTGAAGGCCGAGAGGTCGCTGCTTCAGATACTTTGAAGTGCATCGTAGTAAAAATCACAGAACCCGGTGCTGAGGATCATGAGCTCGCTGGCATTGTGCTTCCGGGGGATCGTGAAGTAGACATGAAGCGTTTGGAAGCTTCCCTAGAACCCGCAGCGGTGGAGCTTGCTACCGAAGAAGACTTCAAGGCTAACCCTTTTCTAGTCAAGGGGTATGTCGGCCCTCGAGCTTTGATTTCGCACGACATTAAGCTTTTTGCGGATCCTCGTGTGGTCACTGGAACTTCCTGGATTACCGGTGCCGATGCTGATCAACGCCATGTAATTAACCTCACCGTTGGCCGCGATTTTGAGGTAGAAAGCTACATAGAAGCTGCTGAAGTTCGTGAGGGCGATCCAGCTCCAGAAGGCCAAGGAACCCTTACACTGGCTCGCGGCATAGAAGTCGGTCATATCTTCCAACTTGGGCGTAAATATACCGAAGCCTTTGACGTGCAGATTCTTGATGAAAACGGCAAGCGGGCTATTCCTACCATGGGGTCTTATGGCATTGGCGTTTCGCGGCTGATGGCGGTGTTAGCGGAGCAGCGTCATGATGAGAAAGGCCTCAACTGGCCTATTGAGGTTGCGCCTTTTGCAGTTCACGTGGTTGTAGCAAACAAAGACACAGCAGCGATCGAAGCAGGGGATGCACTGGTGTCTGAGCTTGATGCTGCAGGCGTTGAAGTGCTTTTTGACGACCGGCCTAAAGTAAGTCCTGGCGTGAAATTCAAGGATGCAGAGTTGTTGGGAATGCCTTACGTGGTAGTCCTAGGCAGGTCTTTTAAAGAAGGAAAAGTAGAGTTGCGCGTCCGAGGCGAAGAAGCCGTGGAGATCCCGGCAGCAGAAGCTGCTGCACGGATCATCGATATGGTTGGCGCCTAA
- a CDS encoding DUF4439 domain-containing protein yields MTRSAASRFLLAVLVSGSTLSACGLTPHPEPNTTLTRLAARAATEAKVFDSSDAPYSALRRENLAELRKEIQRVCGHKNDGTLPASCDDSSLDAAIEKASFDFDRNSSPADAATTAAQELVSSAGDLPEGSMLLAANQLVALVSAGAAAPTTGGAMFDPSVNKLKSSDVKVDADAARDALSWEYSIVYGLGIATASANGLLKQAVNDSIDAHQNRISILQTSLAPTGELPKPESAYELKKYQQPVDAQSTADYIEALRKDTTDYWIATAAAAKTTSWKELALAFAAQTAAGAPTPGVPIAPVKALPAR; encoded by the coding sequence GTGACTCGTTCTGCAGCATCTCGATTCTTATTGGCCGTACTGGTTTCCGGTAGCACGCTTAGCGCATGCGGCCTTACTCCACATCCCGAGCCAAACACCACACTGACGCGCCTAGCAGCGCGAGCCGCCACAGAGGCAAAAGTATTTGATAGCAGTGACGCCCCTTACTCCGCACTTCGACGTGAGAACCTTGCTGAACTTCGCAAAGAAATCCAACGCGTATGCGGACACAAAAATGACGGCACTCTCCCTGCTTCTTGTGACGACTCATCCTTGGATGCTGCAATAGAAAAAGCATCCTTTGACTTTGACCGCAACAGCAGCCCTGCAGACGCCGCTACAACCGCAGCGCAAGAGCTCGTATCTAGCGCCGGTGATCTTCCAGAAGGATCCATGCTTCTCGCAGCTAACCAGCTTGTTGCACTCGTATCGGCAGGAGCAGCTGCGCCGACCACAGGCGGTGCTATGTTCGATCCTTCAGTAAATAAACTTAAATCCTCCGACGTTAAAGTCGACGCTGATGCGGCACGTGATGCACTCTCTTGGGAGTATTCCATCGTCTACGGTCTAGGCATTGCTACCGCATCTGCTAACGGTCTGCTCAAACAGGCCGTCAACGATTCCATTGATGCCCATCAAAATCGCATCAGCATCCTACAAACCAGCCTGGCCCCCACTGGAGAATTACCCAAACCAGAGTCTGCTTATGAGCTAAAAAAGTATCAACAACCTGTCGACGCCCAGAGCACCGCTGATTACATTGAGGCCCTGCGCAAAGACACCACAGATTATTGGATTGCTACGGCTGCTGCAGCTAAAACTACTTCTTGGAAAGAACTAGCTCTAGCTTTTGCAGCCCAAACAGCGGCCGGCGCGCCCACGCCTGGTGTACCTATAGCACCAGTCAAAGCGCTACCAGCCCGCTAA
- the rimP gene encoding ribosome maturation factor RimP → MAFPSIEVLTELITPIAAAHNMDLEHIRVNRAGKKTLVAISLDSDNRPDLDQLEVVSTAISELFDAQEASGALSFGPGYTLEVGTPGIDVPLTTARQWRGNRHRLVVLEVEGKKSVERIGAVSDDETRVIVVKRQGRKISVRSIELGENTQAVVEIEFAKPAEAELEFTQLDFDAALALEEENK, encoded by the coding sequence ATGGCATTTCCCTCTATCGAAGTCTTAACCGAGCTCATAACACCGATCGCAGCGGCTCATAACATGGATCTTGAACACATCCGGGTAAACCGCGCAGGCAAGAAAACTCTTGTAGCGATATCTTTGGATTCCGATAACCGGCCAGATTTGGATCAGCTGGAAGTAGTATCCACAGCTATCTCAGAGCTTTTCGACGCTCAAGAGGCTTCCGGTGCCCTAAGCTTTGGCCCGGGTTATACGCTGGAGGTTGGCACTCCTGGAATAGACGTCCCTCTTACTACGGCACGCCAATGGCGGGGGAACCGTCATCGTCTGGTTGTTCTTGAAGTTGAAGGAAAAAAATCAGTCGAGCGGATTGGTGCAGTAAGTGATGATGAAACACGAGTGATCGTGGTTAAACGTCAGGGGAGGAAGATCTCGGTCCGCTCGATTGAATTGGGAGAAAATACTCAAGCAGTGGTAGAAATTGAGTTCGCGAAGCCCGCAGAAGCGGAGCTTGAGTTTACGCAACTAGATTTTGATGCCGCTTTGGCTTTGGAAGAGGAAAACAAGTGA